A region from the Geobacillus vulcani PSS1 genome encodes:
- the prli42 gene encoding stressosome-associated protein Prli42 — MSRKTQKFIVYLMLICMLLTTLLAGISMWF; from the coding sequence TTGTCGCGCAAAACACAAAAATTCATTGTCTATTTGATGCTCATTTGCATGCTGCTGACGACGCTTCTTGCCGGCATCAGCATGTGGTTTTAA